A single genomic interval of Longimicrobium sp. harbors:
- a CDS encoding glucose 1-dehydrogenase gives MQRLGGKVALVTGAARGIGAAVAERFAAEGARVVLTDIRDEEGAATAARIGGEAAYLRLDVRREEDWEAAMAWTAESFGRLNVLVNNAGITGFEEGFVAHDPENATLEGWRAVHATNLDGVFLGCRAAIRQMREGGGSIVNVASRSGLVGIPAAAAYASSKAAVRNHTRTVALYCAEQGLGIRCNAIFPAAILTAMWEPMLGNGPDRADRMAALVRDTPLRRFGTPEEVAHAAVYLASDESAYTTGAELVLDGGLLAGSSARPER, from the coding sequence ATGCAACGACTCGGCGGAAAAGTGGCGCTGGTGACGGGCGCGGCGCGGGGTATCGGCGCGGCGGTGGCGGAGCGATTCGCGGCGGAGGGCGCACGCGTCGTCCTCACCGACATCCGCGACGAAGAGGGCGCGGCGACGGCGGCGCGCATCGGCGGCGAGGCCGCGTACCTCCGCCTGGACGTGCGCCGCGAGGAGGATTGGGAAGCCGCGATGGCCTGGACCGCGGAGAGCTTCGGCCGGCTGAACGTGCTGGTGAACAACGCCGGCATCACCGGCTTCGAAGAAGGATTCGTCGCGCACGACCCGGAGAACGCCACGCTGGAAGGCTGGCGCGCGGTTCACGCCACCAACCTGGACGGCGTCTTCCTGGGATGCCGCGCCGCCATCCGGCAGATGAGGGAGGGCGGCGGCTCCATCGTCAACGTGGCGTCGCGGTCGGGGCTGGTGGGGATCCCCGCGGCGGCGGCGTACGCCAGCAGCAAGGCGGCGGTGCGCAACCACACCCGCACCGTCGCGCTGTACTGCGCGGAGCAGGGGCTCGGCATCCGCTGCAACGCCATCTTCCCCGCCGCCATCCTCACCGCGATGTGGGAACCGATGCTGGGCAACGGCCCCGACCGCGCCGATCGCATGGCCGCCCTGGTGCGCGACACCCCGCTCCGCCGCTTCGGAACGCCGGAAGAGGTCGCGCACGCCGCCGTCTACCTGGCCTCCGACGAGTCGGCCTACACCACGGGAGCCGAGCTGGTGCTGGACGGCGGACTGCTCGCCGGCTCCTCCGCACGCCCGGAGCGCTGA
- a CDS encoding 3-oxoacyl-[acyl-carrier-protein] synthase III C-terminal domain-containing protein gives MIQPAIPFIPRSVRIAGAGAYVPSRVVETARMVEAIPGWSSEWIEEKTGMRERRFLWDVDVESGVAVAPPQVEGECRTNTDMCEVAVRRALDMAEIDAKELDAVLLVTCTPDRLNFSYDAMELHRRLGCRVDTYALTVDDGCGGTPYIMDMAYRMIRSGAVSTVAVIGSACTSALIDRNVWSGEVNHTPGRKPLNAAFGMYVFGDAAGAVILRADPDPRLGIMSSISGNDYQELVVRRAGGVHERLYGKSTPAEDAFVIDGQLVARSYRVFMKRCINDVLATHPELTDEVKRYYFHQPNKRLLDHFVADMGLPADRVACNVDRYGNTSAAGMLVLLAEDLEAGVVSLGSGDLVMIAAVGANVHYGAQLVRL, from the coding sequence ATGATCCAGCCCGCCATCCCATTCATCCCCCGCAGTGTCCGCATTGCCGGCGCCGGCGCGTACGTCCCCTCGCGCGTGGTGGAGACCGCGCGCATGGTCGAGGCGATCCCCGGCTGGTCGTCCGAGTGGATCGAGGAAAAAACCGGAATGCGCGAGCGGCGCTTCCTGTGGGACGTGGACGTGGAGTCCGGCGTGGCCGTAGCGCCGCCGCAGGTGGAGGGCGAGTGCCGCACCAACACCGACATGTGCGAGGTGGCGGTGCGCCGCGCCCTGGACATGGCCGAGATCGACGCGAAGGAGCTGGACGCCGTGCTCCTGGTGACCTGCACGCCGGACCGCCTCAACTTCAGCTACGACGCCATGGAGCTGCACCGGCGCCTCGGCTGCCGGGTGGACACCTACGCGCTGACGGTGGACGACGGGTGCGGCGGTACGCCGTACATCATGGACATGGCGTACCGCATGATCCGCAGCGGTGCCGTGAGCACGGTGGCGGTGATCGGCTCGGCGTGCACTTCGGCGCTGATCGACCGCAACGTGTGGAGCGGCGAGGTGAACCACACCCCCGGCCGCAAGCCGCTGAACGCCGCCTTCGGGATGTACGTCTTCGGCGACGCGGCGGGCGCGGTGATCCTGCGCGCGGACCCGGACCCCAGGCTGGGGATCATGTCCTCCATCTCGGGGAACGACTACCAGGAGCTGGTGGTGCGGCGCGCGGGCGGCGTGCACGAGCGGCTGTACGGAAAGAGCACGCCCGCCGAGGACGCCTTCGTGATCGACGGCCAGCTCGTGGCCCGCTCGTACCGCGTCTTCATGAAGCGGTGCATCAACGACGTCCTCGCCACCCACCCCGAGCTGACGGACGAGGTCAAGCGCTACTACTTCCACCAGCCCAACAAGCGCCTCCTCGACCACTTCGTCGCCGACATGGGCCTCCCCGCCGACCGGGTGGCCTGCAACGTCGACCGCTACGGCAACACCTCCGCCGCCGGCATGCTCGTCCTGCTGGCCGAGGACCTCGAAGCCGGCGTGGTCAGTCTCGGCAGCGGCGACCTGGTGATGATCGCCGCCGTCGGCGCGAACGTGCACTACGGCGCGCAGCTGGTACGGCTGTAA
- the pckA gene encoding phosphoenolpyruvate carboxykinase (ATP) — MPMATTLNPSSDAPAFGRESRHGLDNHGIRNPGTVFWNLTPTELVEHAIRRQEGILVEGGPFNAVTKPHTGRSPNDKFVVRDENTEADVWWGKVNQPISPEHYAALREEVLGHLEGQDLFVRDMWAGADPEYRLAVRVITPNAWHNLFANNMFRRPDDAELDAMVPGFTILHAPEYEADPAKHGTRSSTFILVNFTAKEVMIGGTRYAGELKKSIFSILNYLLPKQGVLAMHCSANVGPDGDTALFFGLSGTGKTTLSADPERGLIGDDEHGWTDRGIFNFEGGCYAKAVKLSPEGEPEIYATTRMFGTVLENCIVDEKRRVDFDDISITENTRISYPLHYIANFVPEAQGGHPRNIVFLTADAYGVLPPISRLSAEQAMFYFLSGYTAKVAGTERGVKEPQPTFSACFGQVFLPLHPGVYADLLGQRIEEHGSRVWLVNTGWTGGPYGVGSRMKLSYTRAMVRAALAGELDDVETTESPFFRLQIPTEIPGVPSDVLIPRDTWADKDAFDKQARELADKFIANFEQFADRVPEAVRTAGPKPA; from the coding sequence ATGCCGATGGCCACGACGCTGAACCCTTCCTCGGACGCACCCGCGTTCGGGCGCGAAAGCCGGCATGGGCTGGACAACCACGGGATCCGCAACCCCGGAACCGTGTTCTGGAACCTGACCCCCACCGAGCTCGTGGAGCACGCCATCCGCCGTCAGGAGGGGATCCTGGTGGAAGGCGGCCCCTTCAACGCCGTCACCAAGCCGCACACCGGCCGCTCGCCCAACGACAAGTTCGTGGTGCGCGATGAGAACACCGAGGCGGACGTGTGGTGGGGGAAGGTGAACCAGCCCATCTCCCCCGAGCACTACGCGGCGCTGCGCGAGGAAGTGCTCGGCCACCTGGAAGGGCAGGACCTCTTCGTGCGCGACATGTGGGCCGGCGCCGACCCCGAGTACCGCCTCGCCGTGCGGGTGATCACCCCCAACGCGTGGCACAACCTCTTCGCCAACAACATGTTCCGCCGTCCGGACGACGCGGAGCTGGACGCGATGGTCCCCGGCTTCACCATCCTGCACGCCCCCGAGTACGAGGCCGATCCGGCCAAGCATGGCACCCGCAGCAGCACCTTCATCCTGGTCAACTTCACCGCGAAAGAGGTGATGATCGGGGGGACGCGCTACGCGGGCGAGCTCAAGAAGTCCATCTTCAGCATCCTCAACTACCTGCTCCCCAAGCAGGGCGTGCTGGCGATGCACTGCTCGGCCAACGTGGGGCCGGACGGCGACACGGCGCTCTTCTTCGGCCTCAGCGGCACCGGCAAGACCACGCTCTCGGCCGATCCGGAGCGCGGGCTGATCGGCGACGACGAGCACGGGTGGACGGACCGGGGGATCTTCAACTTCGAGGGCGGCTGCTACGCCAAGGCCGTGAAGCTCTCGCCCGAGGGTGAGCCGGAGATCTACGCCACCACGCGCATGTTCGGCACGGTGCTGGAGAACTGCATCGTGGACGAGAAGCGCCGCGTGGACTTCGACGACATCTCGATCACCGAGAACACGCGCATCTCGTACCCGCTGCACTACATCGCCAACTTCGTCCCGGAGGCGCAGGGCGGGCACCCGCGCAACATCGTCTTCCTGACGGCCGATGCGTACGGCGTGCTCCCCCCGATCTCACGGCTCTCGGCGGAGCAGGCGATGTTCTACTTCCTCTCCGGCTATACGGCCAAGGTGGCCGGTACGGAGCGCGGGGTGAAGGAGCCGCAGCCCACCTTTTCGGCGTGCTTCGGCCAGGTCTTCCTGCCGCTGCACCCCGGCGTGTACGCGGACCTTCTGGGCCAGCGCATCGAGGAGCACGGCTCGCGCGTGTGGCTGGTGAACACCGGGTGGACGGGCGGCCCGTACGGCGTGGGCTCGCGGATGAAGCTCTCCTACACCCGCGCCATGGTGCGCGCCGCCCTCGCCGGCGAGCTGGACGACGTGGAGACCACCGAGTCGCCCTTCTTCCGCCTGCAGATCCCCACCGAGATCCCGGGCGTCCCCTCCGACGTCCTGATCCCGCGCGACACCTGGGCGGACAAGGACGCCTTCGACAAGCAGGCGCGCGAGCTGGCGGACAAGTTCATCGCCAACTTCGAGCAGTTCGCCGACCGAGTTCCCGAGGCGGTGCGCACGGCGGGGCCCAAGCCGGCGTAA
- a CDS encoding NAD(P)/FAD-dependent oxidoreductase, whose product MLDVAVVGAGHNALIAAAYLARAGHSVEVFERAARPGGGVQTRDDIFPGCRIDVGSSAHILIHLTPILAELELERRGLRYVDCDPWAFYPLEDGRAIYFHRDVARTCESIAAISPQDAEAYPRFLDEWRPISLAVLRAFQDVPTPLKLGWTMATGGGFAKKKGADSAAMLQTILGSYRQLIDRTFRHPAVRAAIEWIAAQSGPPPMELGTAPLAGWQPLYHESGVKRAVGGSGALTTALVALIEDHGGRVHTSTPVRRIVVEGGRAVGVEVADGAEPGLPLDAPAITGGRTRVVRARTVLAGCHAATTFLRLLADAPEAAAMREQVANARIGNGFGMILRCVTSQLPAYAGWEGDPARGGDGAPGPMHQGLQLLCPPAPYLDAAYADYLRGEPARDPAVVAMTWTAVDPSLAPPGKHLLFAWAQWHPYALAGGRGWGEERGRAADDILRAVGRFAPNVPDCVEQVHIQTPVDLERELGLYNGNVMHLEMSLDQMFMFRPAAGLSGYGTSIPGLYLTGASTHPGGGVFGASGRTAARILAKALK is encoded by the coding sequence ATGCTTGACGTTGCCGTCGTGGGCGCGGGGCACAACGCGCTGATCGCGGCGGCGTACCTGGCGCGCGCGGGGCACAGCGTGGAGGTGTTCGAGCGCGCCGCGCGCCCCGGCGGCGGCGTGCAGACGCGCGACGACATCTTCCCGGGCTGCCGCATCGACGTGGGATCGTCCGCCCACATCCTGATCCACCTCACCCCCATCCTGGCCGAGCTGGAGCTGGAGCGCCGCGGCCTGCGCTACGTGGACTGCGATCCGTGGGCCTTCTACCCGCTGGAGGATGGCCGCGCGATCTACTTCCACCGCGACGTCGCGCGTACCTGCGAGTCGATTGCCGCCATTTCGCCCCAGGATGCGGAGGCGTACCCGCGCTTCCTGGACGAGTGGCGGCCCATCAGCCTCGCCGTGCTGCGAGCGTTCCAGGACGTGCCCACGCCGCTGAAGCTGGGTTGGACGATGGCGACCGGCGGCGGGTTCGCAAAGAAGAAGGGGGCCGACAGCGCCGCGATGCTCCAGACGATCCTGGGATCGTACCGGCAGCTCATCGACCGCACCTTTCGCCATCCCGCCGTGCGCGCCGCCATCGAATGGATCGCCGCGCAGAGCGGGCCGCCGCCAATGGAGCTGGGCACCGCACCGCTGGCCGGGTGGCAGCCGCTCTACCACGAGAGCGGAGTAAAGCGCGCTGTCGGCGGCTCGGGCGCGCTCACCACCGCGCTCGTTGCGCTGATCGAAGACCACGGCGGACGCGTGCATACCTCGACGCCGGTGCGCCGCATCGTGGTGGAGGGCGGGCGCGCCGTGGGCGTGGAGGTCGCCGACGGGGCCGAGCCCGGCCTGCCGCTGGACGCTCCCGCCATCACCGGCGGCCGGACGCGGGTGGTGCGGGCGCGGACGGTGCTCGCCGGCTGCCACGCCGCAACGACGTTCCTCAGGCTCCTGGCGGACGCGCCCGAAGCCGCGGCCATGCGCGAGCAAGTGGCGAACGCGCGCATCGGCAACGGCTTCGGGATGATCCTGCGCTGCGTCACCAGCCAGCTTCCCGCCTACGCCGGCTGGGAAGGCGACCCCGCGCGCGGCGGCGATGGCGCCCCCGGCCCCATGCACCAGGGCCTCCAGCTCCTCTGCCCTCCTGCCCCCTATCTCGACGCCGCCTACGCCGACTACCTGCGCGGCGAGCCCGCCCGCGACCCCGCCGTCGTCGCCATGACCTGGACGGCGGTCGATCCGTCGCTCGCGCCGCCGGGGAAGCATCTCCTCTTCGCCTGGGCGCAGTGGCATCCGTACGCCCTGGCCGGCGGCCGCGGTTGGGGCGAGGAGCGTGGGCGCGCCGCGGACGACATCCTGCGCGCCGTGGGCCGCTTCGCCCCCAACGTCCCCGACTGCGTGGAGCAGGTGCACATCCAGACGCCGGTGGACCTGGAGCGCGAGCTCGGCCTGTACAACGGCAACGTGATGCACCTGGAGATGTCGCTCGACCAGATGTTCATGTTCCGCCCCGCGGCGGGGCTCTCCGGCTACGGCACCTCTATCCCGGGTCTCTACCTCACCGGCGCCAGCACGCACCCCGGCGGCGGCGTCTTCGGCGCATCCGGCCGCACCGCCGCCCGCATCCTGGCGAAGGCGCTGAAGTAG
- a CDS encoding PAS domain S-box protein — MSPSRESERLAALHGYGILDTPPEPEFDALTRLAAQICGTPIALLTLVDGERQWFKSRLGIDATEMPREVSFCAQAIEQPGLFVVADALADPRFAASPMVVSLPHIRFYAGAPLVTPEGHALGTLCVVDRVPRQLSGEQMEALRSLAGQAMGQLELRRQLRLLQEAAVLHEQADAERTARAERIQRHNAALVELSRLDKSDLEAELHAATRAAARTLGVERASVWLAPSGGTTELECAALFRASTGEWERGMLLRAEQYPAYFAALAESRALAAGDAMEDPRTRELAPYLLREGIGAMLDVPLWRKGVVAGVLCCEHVGPPREWAPDEEEFVANVADIVALALEAADRRRAEETARHAQGRGAAVVRAALDCVVVMDGEGRVLDFNPAAERTFGFAAGEAMGRPLAELIVPDRFRDGHPLAVERHLEGPARVLGERVETYAMRADGAEFPVELTVTRVPLDGPPVFTAHLRDITERVEAAAALEHSLSLLRATLESAADGLLVVDRDGKVVTANGKFSAIWGTDPDEVAPGNDAPLEHAASCVEDSDAFRAHVLEIRSSMVGVSLDEVRLRDGRILELYSQPQLVGEEAVGRVWSYRDVTERRRAEEEARRTAERMRAVASAAAAVVGAETPSELRTVLEEACRTVLPLDAFFIFAYDPRGHAFHGFGGNDAGEYTPPDITSAEGTPGERVVSERRSLLTLRSDDPAGQGATATGTRRRSESVIRTPILVGGEVRGIISVQSYTADIYTPADVEVVEALASLAASALENLRLTAERRDAEAALRRSETRFRALFEQFPFSIQIFSPEGETLQVNRAWERLFRSHPTERRRFNPLTDPQLAEIHPLIRQGFAGEEVELPPTLFDPSRVGQGPGRAELPVNEGGGPRWLHASICTVKDEDGAIREVILVHQDVTDERRALDELRESEERSRTLIQTAADAIVTMDEESTILSANPATERTFGYTAEELVGRNISILQPPALHDTGIARYLEAGKRASEWAMAEVTAVRKDGTEIPVEISIGEYPSGGRRIFAGFLRDITERKAAERELREARDQLEVRVQERTAELAEANLALEEEIAERARAEEVVVQKSAELQAVFHALPDLYFRMEADGTILDFQAGSGMGLYAAADVFLGQRVQEILPARAGERIAEALARVAADGKLTAVEYTLEVEGKPQEFEARLIPLDGHGQVVGVVRDITERKGWERELRHREEHFRALIENGSDLIAIIDAEGITRYVSPSAERLLGWKPEERVGHSTIETIHPDDWPEVARLRDFAIHNPGATIQVEFRYRHGDGSWRVFEAAARTLRPDSAAEGLVVNARDVTERKRAEEALRRSEEHFRAVIENASDLVTILDTDGVMKYQSPAVERLFGFLPAELEGRNAFELIHPDDAAGVVEKLAEVAMNPGETRSAAFRFLHKDGSWRHVESVGTTLLRTGAEEGVIVNSRDVTERKRAEEALEQARAEAERAREAAETANQAKSEFLSRMSHELRTPMNSILGFAQLLERRSPTPDQRKSVDQILRAGRHLLNLINEVLDIARIESDRQPLSLEPVRLDAALGEAVNLIRPLAAQTGCRVSDPPEAPGRWVRADRQRLAQVLLNLLSNGVKYNHPGGSVRLTWEEADGRLRVGVHDTGRGIDPERMEELFVPFARLGAEETGVEGTGLGLALSHRLAEAMGGSLTAESQLGRGSTFWLELPVADDPSSRLPQPAPAPREPRTEEHEGPPATLLYVEDNLANLTLVESLLSSRPEITLLSAMQGRMGLDLAWEHAPDLILLDLHLPDMSGGEVLRRLRADPRTRDTPVVVISADATPGQVERLRAAGAHEYMTKPLDLDRFMETVDRALAERGAQP; from the coding sequence GTGAGCCCATCCAGAGAGTCCGAGCGCCTCGCGGCGCTGCACGGATACGGGATCCTCGACACGCCCCCCGAACCCGAGTTCGACGCGCTCACGCGCCTGGCCGCGCAGATCTGCGGCACCCCCATCGCGCTGCTGACGCTGGTGGACGGGGAGCGGCAGTGGTTCAAGAGCCGCCTGGGGATCGATGCCACCGAGATGCCGCGCGAGGTGTCGTTCTGCGCGCAGGCCATCGAGCAGCCGGGGCTCTTCGTGGTGGCGGACGCGCTGGCGGACCCGCGCTTCGCCGCCAGCCCCATGGTCGTGTCGCTGCCCCACATCCGCTTCTACGCGGGGGCGCCGCTGGTGACGCCGGAGGGGCACGCCCTGGGGACGCTGTGCGTGGTGGACCGCGTGCCGCGCCAGCTCAGCGGCGAGCAGATGGAGGCGCTGCGCTCCCTGGCCGGGCAGGCGATGGGCCAGCTCGAGCTGCGGCGCCAGTTGCGGCTGCTGCAGGAGGCGGCGGTGCTGCACGAGCAGGCGGATGCGGAGCGGACCGCGCGCGCGGAGCGGATCCAGCGCCACAACGCCGCCCTGGTGGAGCTGTCGCGGCTGGACAAGAGCGACCTGGAGGCGGAGCTGCACGCCGCCACCCGCGCCGCCGCCCGTACGCTGGGGGTGGAGCGGGCCAGCGTGTGGCTCGCCCCCTCCGGCGGGACGACGGAGCTGGAGTGCGCCGCGCTCTTCCGCGCCTCCACGGGCGAGTGGGAGCGCGGGATGCTGCTGCGCGCCGAGCAGTACCCGGCCTACTTCGCCGCGCTGGCCGAGAGCCGCGCCCTGGCCGCCGGCGACGCGATGGAGGACCCGCGCACCCGCGAGCTCGCCCCCTACCTGCTGCGCGAGGGGATCGGGGCGATGCTGGACGTGCCGCTCTGGAGGAAGGGGGTGGTGGCGGGCGTCCTCTGCTGCGAGCACGTGGGGCCGCCGCGCGAGTGGGCGCCGGACGAGGAGGAGTTCGTGGCCAACGTGGCGGACATCGTTGCGCTGGCGCTGGAGGCGGCCGACCGGCGGCGCGCGGAGGAGACCGCCCGCCATGCGCAGGGACGCGGCGCGGCGGTGGTGCGCGCGGCGCTTGACTGCGTGGTGGTGATGGACGGCGAGGGGCGGGTGCTGGACTTCAACCCCGCCGCCGAGCGCACCTTTGGCTTCGCCGCCGGCGAGGCGATGGGGAGGCCGCTGGCCGAGCTGATCGTCCCCGACCGCTTCCGCGACGGGCATCCGCTGGCGGTGGAGCGGCACCTGGAGGGCCCCGCGCGCGTGCTGGGCGAGCGCGTGGAGACGTACGCCATGCGCGCGGACGGCGCCGAGTTCCCCGTGGAGCTCACCGTGACGCGCGTTCCGCTGGACGGGCCCCCCGTCTTCACCGCCCACCTGCGCGACATCACGGAGCGGGTGGAGGCCGCGGCGGCGCTGGAACACTCGCTGTCGCTGCTGCGCGCCACGCTGGAGTCGGCGGCGGACGGGCTGCTGGTGGTGGACCGCGACGGCAAGGTGGTGACCGCCAACGGCAAGTTCTCCGCGATCTGGGGGACCGACCCCGACGAGGTGGCGCCGGGCAACGACGCGCCGCTGGAGCACGCGGCGTCGTGCGTGGAGGACTCGGACGCCTTCCGCGCGCACGTGCTGGAGATCCGCAGCAGCATGGTGGGGGTGTCGCTGGACGAGGTGCGGCTGCGCGACGGGCGCATCCTGGAGCTGTACTCGCAGCCGCAGCTCGTGGGCGAGGAGGCGGTGGGGCGGGTGTGGAGCTACCGCGACGTCACCGAGCGCCGCCGCGCGGAAGAGGAGGCGCGCCGCACCGCCGAGCGGATGCGCGCCGTGGCATCGGCGGCGGCGGCGGTGGTGGGGGCGGAGACGCCGTCGGAGCTGCGCACCGTGCTGGAGGAGGCGTGCCGCACCGTGCTGCCGCTGGACGCCTTCTTCATCTTCGCCTACGACCCGCGCGGGCACGCCTTCCACGGCTTCGGCGGCAACGACGCGGGGGAGTACACGCCGCCCGACATCACCTCCGCCGAGGGGACGCCCGGCGAGCGGGTGGTGAGCGAGCGCCGCTCCCTTCTCACCCTGCGCTCCGACGATCCCGCCGGGCAGGGGGCCACGGCCACCGGGACCAGGCGCCGCTCGGAGTCGGTGATCCGCACCCCCATCCTGGTGGGCGGCGAGGTGCGCGGCATCATCTCCGTGCAGAGCTACACGGCGGACATCTACACCCCCGCGGACGTGGAGGTGGTGGAGGCGCTCGCCTCGCTGGCCGCGTCCGCGCTGGAGAACCTGCGCCTGACCGCCGAGCGCCGCGACGCCGAGGCCGCGCTGCGCCGGTCTGAGACGCGCTTCCGCGCCCTCTTCGAGCAGTTCCCCTTCAGCATCCAGATCTTCTCGCCAGAGGGGGAGACGCTGCAGGTGAACCGCGCCTGGGAGCGCCTCTTTCGCTCGCATCCCACGGAGCGGCGGCGCTTCAACCCGCTCACCGATCCGCAGCTCGCCGAGATCCATCCGCTGATCCGCCAGGGATTCGCGGGGGAGGAGGTGGAGCTGCCTCCCACCCTGTTCGACCCCTCGCGCGTGGGCCAGGGCCCCGGCCGGGCGGAGCTGCCGGTGAACGAGGGCGGAGGGCCGCGCTGGCTCCACGCCTCCATCTGCACCGTCAAGGACGAGGACGGGGCCATCCGCGAGGTGATCCTGGTGCACCAGGACGTCACCGACGAGCGGCGCGCGCTGGACGAGCTGCGCGAGAGCGAGGAGCGCTCCCGCACCCTCATCCAGACCGCCGCGGACGCCATCGTCACGATGGACGAGGAGAGCACCATCCTCTCCGCCAACCCGGCCACGGAGCGCACCTTTGGCTACACGGCCGAGGAGCTGGTGGGGCGGAACATCTCCATCCTCCAGCCCCCGGCTCTCCACGACACGGGAATCGCGCGCTACCTGGAGGCCGGAAAGCGCGCCAGCGAGTGGGCGATGGCCGAGGTGACCGCCGTGCGCAAGGACGGCACGGAGATCCCGGTCGAGATCTCCATCGGCGAGTACCCCAGCGGCGGGCGGCGCATCTTCGCCGGCTTCCTGCGCGACATCACCGAGCGCAAGGCGGCCGAGCGGGAGCTGCGCGAGGCGCGCGACCAGCTGGAGGTGCGCGTGCAGGAGCGCACCGCCGAGCTGGCCGAGGCCAACCTGGCGCTGGAGGAGGAGATCGCGGAGCGCGCCCGCGCCGAGGAGGTGGTGGTGCAGAAGAGCGCCGAGCTGCAGGCGGTCTTCCACGCCCTCCCCGACCTGTACTTCCGCATGGAGGCGGACGGGACGATCCTGGACTTCCAGGCCGGGAGCGGGATGGGGCTGTACGCCGCCGCCGACGTCTTCCTGGGCCAGCGCGTGCAGGAGATCCTCCCCGCGCGGGCGGGCGAGCGCATCGCCGAGGCGCTGGCGCGGGTGGCGGCGGACGGGAAGCTCACGGCGGTGGAGTACACGCTGGAGGTAGAGGGGAAGCCGCAGGAGTTCGAGGCGCGCCTGATTCCGCTGGACGGCCACGGGCAGGTGGTGGGCGTCGTCCGCGACATCACCGAGCGAAAGGGGTGGGAGCGCGAGCTGCGGCACCGCGAGGAGCACTTCCGCGCGCTGATCGAGAACGGGTCGGACCTGATCGCCATCATCGACGCGGAGGGGATCACGCGCTACGTGAGCCCCTCGGCCGAGCGGCTGCTGGGGTGGAAGCCGGAGGAGCGGGTGGGGCACAGCACCATCGAGACGATCCACCCCGACGACTGGCCGGAGGTGGCGCGGCTGCGCGACTTCGCCATTCACAACCCCGGCGCCACCATCCAGGTGGAGTTCCGCTACCGCCACGGCGACGGGTCGTGGCGGGTGTTCGAGGCGGCCGCGCGCACCCTGCGGCCGGACTCGGCGGCGGAGGGGCTGGTGGTGAACGCCCGTGACGTCACCGAGCGCAAGCGCGCCGAGGAGGCGCTGCGGCGCAGCGAGGAGCACTTCCGCGCCGTCATCGAGAACGCCTCAGACCTGGTGACGATCCTGGACACCGACGGGGTGATGAAGTACCAGAGCCCGGCGGTGGAGCGGCTCTTCGGCTTCCTTCCCGCCGAGCTGGAGGGGCGCAACGCCTTCGAGCTGATCCATCCCGACGATGCGGCCGGGGTGGTGGAGAAGCTCGCCGAGGTCGCCATGAACCCGGGCGAGACGCGCTCGGCCGCCTTCCGCTTCCTCCACAAGGACGGCAGCTGGCGGCACGTGGAGTCGGTGGGCACCACGCTCCTGCGCACGGGCGCGGAAGAAGGGGTGATCGTCAACTCGCGCGACGTCACCGAGCGCAAGCGGGCGGAGGAGGCGCTGGAGCAGGCGCGCGCCGAGGCCGAGCGGGCGCGCGAGGCGGCCGAGACGGCCAACCAGGCCAAGAGCGAGTTCCTGAGCCGCATGAGCCACGAGCTGCGCACGCCCATGAACTCCATCCTGGGCTTCGCGCAGCTGCTGGAGCGCCGCAGCCCCACGCCCGACCAGCGGAAGTCCGTGGACCAGATCCTGCGGGCCGGACGCCATCTCCTGAACCTGATCAACGAGGTGCTCGACATCGCGCGCATCGAGAGCGACCGCCAGCCGCTCTCGCTGGAGCCGGTGCGGCTGGACGCGGCGCTCGGCGAGGCCGTCAACCTGATCCGCCCCCTCGCCGCGCAGACCGGGTGCAGGGTCTCCGATCCGCCGGAGGCGCCCGGGCGCTGGGTGCGCGCGGACCGGCAGCGGCTGGCGCAGGTGCTCCTCAACCTCCTCTCCAACGGCGTCAAGTACAACCATCCCGGCGGCTCCGTGCGCCTGACCTGGGAAGAGGCGGACGGGCGGTTGCGCGTGGGGGTGCACGACACCGGGCGCGGCATCGACCCGGAGCGGATGGAAGAGCTCTTCGTCCCATTCGCGCGGCTGGGCGCGGAGGAGACGGGGGTGGAGGGGACGGGTCTGGGCCTCGCCCTGTCGCACCGGCTGGCAGAGGCGATGGGCGGCTCGCTGACGGCGGAGAGCCAGCTGGGGCGCGGCAGCACCTTCTGGCTGGAGCTGCCGGTGGCGGACGACCCCAGCAGCCGCCTTCCGCAGCCCGCGCCCGCCCCGCGCGAGCCGCGCACCGAGGAGCACGAGGGTCCGCCGGCCACCCTTCTCTACGTGGAAGACAACCTGGCGAACCTGACGCTGGTGGAGTCGCTCCTCTCGTCACGCCCGGAGATCACCCTCCTCTCCGCCATGCAGGGGCGGATGGGGCTGGACCTGGCGTGGGAGCACGCGCCCGACCTGATCCTGCTGGACCTCCACCTGCCCGACATGAGCGGCGGCGAGGTGCTGCGCCGCCTGCGCGCGGACCCCCGCACCCGCGACACGCCCGTGGTGGTGATCAGCGCCGACGCCACGCCGGGGCAGGTGGAGCGCCTGCGCGCCGCCGGCGCGCACGAGTACATGACCAAGCCCCTGGACCTGGACCGCTTCATGGAGACCGTCGACCGCGCCCTCGCCGAGCGGGGAGCCCAGCCGTGA